One genomic window of Fusarium keratoplasticum isolate Fu6.1 chromosome 3, whole genome shotgun sequence includes the following:
- a CDS encoding NmrA domain-containing protein: MLVLIVGVTGDLGQRLANAAIARGAQVRGLGRNPSKLPSTLLQKLESFVQSENYYDIPAIEEGLTGVDAVICAYSTDPTLYLDGSLLLLRAAERKGVNIFVAPTWNSNWTNISYGDFPIYNSLMAFADHAAMTSTVRPVYFINGAFAEYTLVPDQGPLRKNGESLEYHYWGNVHEQKTPWTAMDDAAAWAIEVLLTDEGVRAGKGGYFKFYSGMNSAVELVKTYESVSGTEVKFVCDGTAEDLEKALEKAKEEEGKVDFFESLHLAWSKIALRGLWQIHDPIVLDHAKKPTTFEEHLKKRLGKE, from the coding sequence ATGCTGGTTCTAATCGTGGGAGTCACTGGTGACCTTGGACAACGGCTagccaacgccgccatcgccCGAGGCGCCCAAGTCAGAGGCCTGGGCCGTAATCCTTCGAAACTCCCTTCAACCCTGCTTCAGAAGCTCGAATCATTCGTTCAGTCGGAAAACTACTACGACATCCCAGCAATCGAAGAAGGGCTCACGGGGGTAGACGCCGTCATATGCGCCTATTCGACCGATCCAACTCTCTACCTTGATGGTAGTCTCCTTCTCCTACGCGCTGCAGAGCGAAAAGGAGTCAACATCTTTGTAGCTCCAACATGGAACAGCAACTGGACCAACATATCTTACGGTGACTTTCCGATATACAACAGCCTCATGGCATTTGCCGATCACGCAGCAATGACAAGTACTGTGCGCCCAGTCTACTTCATCAACGGCGCCTTTGCAGAATACACCCTCGTCCCGGACCAGGGGCCACTGCGCAAGAATGGCGAATCGCTCGAGTATCACTACTGGGGAAATGTACACGAGCAGAAAACACCTTGGACTGCCATGGACGATGCAGCAGCGTGGGCGATTGAGGTATTGCTGACGGATGAAGGTGTGAGAGCTGGAAAGGGGGGATACTTCAAGTTTTACTCTGGGATGAACTCGGCGGTAGAGCTCGTCAAGACTTATGAAAGTGTAAGTGGGACGGAGGTCAAGTTTGTCTGTGACGGGACTGCAGAAGATCTGGAAAAGGCACtggagaaggcaaaggaagaggaagggaAAGTGGACTTTTTCgaatctctccatctcgcTTGGAGCAAGATTGCTCTTCGAGGTTTATGGCAAATCCATGACCCGATCGTGCTGGATCATgccaagaagccaacaaCGTTTGAAGAGCACTTGAAAAAGCGTCTCGGGAAAGAATAG
- a CDS encoding Zn(2)-C6 fungal-type domain-containing protein — translation MDQQIQDDDSPGHNDEKEGVTEFLLACDRCRRRKVKCSRGQPCEQCTTAGASCAYTLGLKSRVRRQRVTLANDIEKSVDHIARTVDELKIMVEDLSKQRPSCPSPAQEAPASSSRGITTPAASLLAPSQHRPASVQTLGASPASAPTVPPTEYNGESSPFAHVLFATAFFQNAVGNSSSFHVTTEMGPVIQTLNSIANAQKQTNDPVEVLFPYARPLEDGRKPSSFPSPPLDSVFACLKMAQESNKVDAMWIAEFENLSHFTEYAIKACGPGPSSEEEIIIANAGLYWLFLECASVADDEATVLDFEAQATLCRENLETALAHLGFHIKSTLNTAYALNMAATYCLQTMKTSAAWGFIVTASHICQALGLHRATTLSPEPPVQKRRKLRLFWAAYCSDRLIALRIGRSSSFRDNDITVPRPQRNPGPDLLINRLLPVWIEGGFLQGRIYDDVYSPGAFLQPEHVRYARSRALLSEIHGLMEAEDAIEKENEAQFAAAGQPILTQILWRSDRISNLSMLTLVYRSLPPAEYSKSSFSEECISSCREALEEHQQCMALIESDGAKTAFIELFIGWSLLRSPFIPFTILFCHIIESSNASDLGALKRFIDASEGTTYTARHPSTRNQLRLFQALYNVAVRFINLKQDSLSGEGTLPNTDSHSVAGTSSIPTTGTFVPDAMDYSSAAPEIQGAVTEAATLQPGEDQLFANLGAQVDSSGGLLANWFISNQEIMKMLENS, via the exons ATGGATCAGCAAATCCAGGATGACGACAGCCCGGGACATAACGATGAAAAGGAGGGCGTGACGGAGTTTTTGCTTGCT TGCGACCGATGCCGTCGGAGAAAG GTGAAATGTAGTCGAGGTCAACCCTGTGAGCAATGCACCACAGCGGGAGCATCATGTGCCTATACCCTAGGCCTCAAGTCGAGAGTCCGCAGGCAACGAGTCACACTCGCCAACGACAT CGAGAAAAGTGTTGACCACATCGCTCGGACTGTGGATGAGCTGAAAATCATGGTGGAAGATCTCAGCAAACAACGTCCCTCATGTCCATCACCAGCACAGGAGGCACCTGCGTCGTCATCCAGAGGGATTACTACCCCGGCAGCCTCACTCCTGGCACCCTCTCAACATCGACCAGCATCTGTTCAGACCCTTGGTGCAAGCCCAGCCAGTGCACCCACGGTACCGCCGACCGAGTACAATGGCGAGTCGTCTCCATTCGCACATGTCCTGTTCGCCACTGCCTTTTTCCAGAACGCCGTTGGGAACAGCTCCTCATTTCATGTCACTACGGAGATGGGTCCAGTAATACAAACCCTGAACAGCATCGCCAATGCCCAAAAACAAACCAACGATCCTGTTGAAGTGCTCTTCCCTTATGCCAGGCCGCTGGAAGACGGAAGAAAGCCCTCATCATTCCCGTCTCCGCCACTCGACAGCGTTTTCGCATGCCTAAAAATGGCCCAAG AAAGCAACAAGGTCGACGCCATGTGGATCGCCGAGTTCGAAAATCTCAGTCATTTCACCGAATATGCGATCAAGGCCTGTGGTCCTGGCCCCTCATCTGAGGAAGAGATCATTATCGCGAACGCTGGCCTGTATTGGTTGTTCCTCGAATGTGCCAGTGTGGCCGATGACGAAGCGACTGTGCTTGATTTCGAAGCTCAGGCGACCTTGTGCCGGGAAAACCTCGAGACAGCCTTGGCTCATCTAGGATTTCATATAAAAAGTACCCTAAACACAGCATACGCCCTCAACATGGCT GCAACCTATTGTCTTCAGACGATGAAAACATCTGCCGCATGGGGTTTCATCGTCACAGCATCCCACATTTGCCAGGCCCTCGGTCTGCACCGCGCGACAACCCTCTCTCCTGAGCCTCCGGTCCAGAAACGGAGGAAGCTCCGGTTGTTCTGGGCGGCATATTGCTCGGATAGGTTGATCGCTCTGCGCATCGGACGATCGTCGTCATTCCGAGATAATGATATAACTGTCCCTCGGCCACAGCGAAATCCTGGGCCCGACTTGTTGATAAACAGGCTGCTGCCTGTATGGATCGAGGGTGGGTTTTTGCAGGGGCGGATTTACGACGACGTGTACAGCCCTGGGGCTTTCCTACAGCCTGAACATGTTAGATATGCTCGGTCACGCGCCCTTCTCTCAGAGATTCACGGGCTCATGGAGGCTGAAGATGCAATTGAG AAAGAAAATGAGGCACAGTTTGCGGCAGCCGGCCAGCCAATTCTTACTCAGATTCTATGGCGATCAGACCGTATTTCGAATTTGAGCATGCTGACACTGGTCTATCGAAGCCTCCCTCCTGCCGAATACTCAAAGTCATCCTTCTCGGAGGAGTGCATCAGTAGCTGCAGGGAGGCTCTAGAGGAACACCAACAGTGCATGGCCCTGATAGAGAGTGACGGTGCAAAGACGGCCTTTATTGAACTGTTCATTGGCTG GTCCCTGCTACGGTCGCCCTTCATACCCTTCACAATCCTCTTCTGCCACATCATTGAGTCTTCAAACGCATCCGACCTCGGCGCTTTGAAGAGATTTATCGACGCCAGTGAGGGAACAACGTACACTGCGCGCCATCCCTCAACCCGGAATCAACTGCGACTTTTCCAGGCATTGTACAATGTGGCGGTTCGATTTATCAACCTCAAACAGGACAGTCTATCAGGAGAGGGCACTTTACCGAATACCGACAGTCACAGTGTCGCAGGCACTTCCTCTATTCCCACCACAGGGACTTTCGTGCCTGATGCGATGGACTACAGTTCAGCAGCTCCCGAGATTCAGGGGGCGGTAACAGAGGCAGCCACATTACAACCAGGGGAGGATCAGTTATTTGCCAATCTGGGAGCACAAGTTGACTCGTCAGGGGGACTGTTAGCGAACTGGTTCATAAGCAATCAGGAGATCATGAAGATGCTCGAGAATAGCTAG
- a CDS encoding UBC core domain-containing protein: MASKAANKRLTREYKAISENPPPYITAHPSESNILEWHYIITGPEDTPYHGGQYWGTLMFPPNYPFAPPAIRMHTPSGRFQPSTRLCLSISDFHPKSFNPAWEVSTILIGLLSFMTSEEMTTGSVSSTAAERRYLAARSRWWNSTGNGSNAKSNPANKGNVKAGDGGAKFRAEWPEVDTENWEWMKKNKVDPLTGNRLDADNNGSCRPQLGISGTSGHQAQAVVDVVNQQRDAGTGWIYRNKLVVAGAAIFIYVLIARLVRGDA, encoded by the exons ATGGCTAGTAAGGCTGCAAACAAGCGT TTGACACGCGAATACAAAGCCATCTCCGAGAACCCACCGCCTTACATCACTGCTCATCCTTCAGAGTCAAACATCCTCGA ATGGCACTACATCATTACTGGTCCTGAGGATACACCCTATCATGGGGGTCAATACTGGGGTACTCTGATGTTCCCTCCGAACTATCCGTTTGCGCCGCCCGCCATTCGAATGCACACCCCTTCAGGCCGATTCCAACCATCGACGCGACTATGCCTGTCCATCTCCGACTTTCACCCCAAATCTTTTAATCCCGCATGGGAGGTTTCAACCATCCTAATCGGATTGCTGTCTTTCATGACGAGCGAAGAGATGACGACTGGTTCCGTTTCTAGTACAGCGGCCGAACGACGATATCTCGCAGCGCGATCGCGTTGGTGGAACTCGACCGGCAACGGCTCTAACGCTAAGAGCAATCCCGCCAACAAGGGCAACGTCAAGGCCGGCGATGGTGGTGCCAAGTTCCGAGCTGAGTGGCCCGAGGTGGATACCGAGAACTGGgagtggatgaagaagaacaaggtcgACCCCCTTACGGGCAACCGATTAGACGCCGACAACAATGGATCATGCCGACCTCAGCTGGGCATCTCTGGTACTAGCGGACACCAGGCCCAAGCTGTTGTGGACGTGGTCAACCAGCAGCGAGATGCCGGAACAGGGTGGATATATCGGAACAAGCTCGTCGTAGCTGGAgcggccatcttcatctACGTCCTCATCGCCCGACTTGTGAGGGGCGATGCGTAA
- a CDS encoding HET domain-containing protein yields MPSGPQDSAGSCKPTVCTTDDDALSTLASNWLETCTRKHELCRPVDPGFQPTRLIQILNADQVRLILPAEEPSGPYVAFSHCWGGVQAVKLLRGDIGRFRTGLRVKELPESYQEAISICIRMNLHFIWIDSLCIIQDSHEDWKREALTMKLVYGNSLLNLCAAAGSNSGERSTSSRQPDLVKPFEITSSWANQDPQSVFVIFGDLFYDDVLQSPLHTRAWVYQEYYLSKRSLVLGRSQLWWHCREKLACEGCSNGLPDELLTSTDSAWSLAATLKDDLHRVKVISRFRSAEAWQDRVQKYTQMFLTKETDRIIAFSGIVEAFGESHNVADQYLAGLWRCYLPYGLRWIVGRDAIMRRGSVYRTPSWSWISLGGHFAMGGGVSETLLSSLERIWPHYDEQDKGIMALSKGGAIEVRGHLMGPRKVGGQGEPSYFEASFLFSQYLRRNMQSTPQPRSRVSWDEHEALGEPLVSYLDGLNLASRGKALIDGAHREQMRLRDAPGSFFYLPLETDGETGFLEGIVLYQPPHQPGIFHRVGEWSARECIDGSPAGDLATKYPEQTVYII; encoded by the exons ATGCCCTCCG GGCCTCAAGACTCAGCTGGCTCTTGTAAGCCAACTGTATGTACtactgatgatgatgctctgTCTACGCTGGCTTCAAACTGGCTCGAGACGTGTACGAGGAAGCATGAGCTCTGTCGGCCAGTTGACCCAGGTTTTCAGCCTACCAGATTGATTCAGATCCTCAATGCCGACCAGGTGAGGCTTATTCTGCCTGCTGAGGAGCCCTCGGGTCCCTACGTTGCCTTCTCCCATTGCTGGGGAGGTGTCCAAGCCGTAAAACTCCTTCGTGGCGACATAGGTCGCTTCCGCACCGGACTGCGGGTAAAGGAACTTCCTGAAAGCTACCAGGAAGCTATATCTATATGCATCCGCATGAATCTCCATTTTATATGGATAGATTCCCTATGCATCATTCAAGACTCTCATGAGGACTGGAAGCGCGAAGCTCTGACTATGAAGCTTGTTTATGGAAATTCATTGTTAAACCTCTGTGCAGCAGCTGGGTCTAACTCGGGAGAAAGGAGCACGTCTTCTAGACAACCTGATCTGGTCAAACCCTTTGAGATTACATCATCCTGGGCAAATCAAGATCCCCAGAGCGTCTTTGTTATTTTCGGCGACCTATTCTACGACGACGTGTTGCAATCTCCTCTGCATACCCGGGCATGGGTATATCAGGAATACTACCTCTCAAAGCGATCTCTTGTACTTGGTCGTAGCCAACTGTGGTGGCACTGCCGCGAGAAGCTGGCTTGCGAGGGTTGCTCGAATGGGCTGCCAGATGAGCTTTTAACATCGACGGATAGCGCGTGGAGCCTGGCAGCGACGTTGAAAGATGATCTTCATCGGGTCAAGGTCATTTCTCGATTTCGCTCTGCCGAGGCCTGGCAAGATCGAGTCCAGAAGTACACTCAAATGTTCTTGACCAAGGAGACAGATCGAATCATTGCTTTTTCTGGCATTGTGGAAGCATTTGGCGAGTCGCACAATGTGGCCGATCAATACCTGGCTGGCCTCTGGCGTTGTTATCTCCCATATGGGCTACGCTGGATTGTTGGTAGAGATGCAATCATGCGCCGAGGAAGTGTTTACAGGACACCCTCTTGGAGCTGGATCTCACTCGGCGGTCACTTCGCAATGGGAGGTGGCGTTAGTGAGACATTGCTCTCCTCGCTGGAAAGGATCTGGCCCCATTATGACGAGCAAGATAAGGGCATCATGGCCTTGTCAAAAGGTGGCGCGATCGAGGTCCGCGGCCATCTCATGGGTCCCAGAAAGGTGGGCGGACAAGGCGAGCCGAGCTACTTCGAGGCTTCATTCTTATTCAGCCAATACTTGCGCAGAAATATGCAGAGCACACCGCAACCACGGTCTCGGGTCAGTTGGGATGAACATGAGGCCCTCGGCGAGCCACTGGTATCCTATCTTGATGGCCTAAACCTGGCATCCCGTGGCAAAGCGCTTATAGATGGAGCACACAGAGAACAAATGCGTTTGAGAGACGCTCCGGGCTCCTTCTTCTATCTACCACTAGAGACGGACGGTGAAACTGGGTTCCTAGAGGGTATAGTATTAtaccaacctcctcatcaacccGGCATCTTCCATCGAGTAGGTGAATGGTCGGCGAGGGAATGTATTGACGGGTCTCCCGCCGGTGATCTTGCGACCAAGTACCCGGAGCAAACTGTGTATATCATCTAG